The Streptococcus mitis genomic sequence GATGATATGACAGATGTGATCGCAGAACCTGCTGAACACACCTTTGTCTTTCATAAGGAATATCAACTGGAGGAATTTCGTTTCACTGTCTTGCCAACACCAGGGCACTCTATCGGCGGTGTTTCTATCGTCTTTCCTGGTGCTCACCTAGTTTTGACAGGAGATGCCCTATTCCGTGAAACTATTGGACGAACCGACCTTCCAACTGGTAGTACGGAGCAACTCCTCCATAGTATCCAGACCCAACTCTTCACCCTACCAAACTATGATGTCTATCCAGGGCATGGTCCAGCTACGACCATCGCCCATGAAAAGACCTTTAATCCTTTTTTCTAGTAAAATGATGACAATGTCTATCGCATTTTAAGTACACTATCCAGCAAGTCTTTCCACTATAAAAGGCATCCAGTCAAGGTTTTCACACCTGATTGGATGCCTTTTTTCTGATGACTTGATTTTTTGCATTACCAAATAATCACGCGATCCTCTGGCGAACGCCACATACCATCTCCTTCTTTGACATCATAGGTTGTAAAGAAATCATCGAAGTTTGGTACTTGTACATTGACACGGAGTTTGGCTGGTGCGTGCACATCGACGCTAGCCAAAAGTTTCATAAATTCTGGACGACCTTTCATGCGCCAGATACGACCGAAGTTGTAGAAGAATTCTTCTGCTGAGAAGTCTGGTTCTCTCTTAGCTGCTTCAAGCGCTGCAGCGATTCCTCCCAAGTCAGCCACGTTTTCTGATACAGTCAATTTACCGTTGATGGTTGCTCCATAAGAATCCTGTCCATCAAACTGGTCAATGACTTTTTGTGTTTTCTCCTTGAAGGCAGCATAGTCGCTCTCTGTCCACCAATCCTTTAGGCTACCATTTTCATCAAAGGAAGCTCCGTTGGTATCAAAGGCGTGGGAAATTTCATGGGCAATAACCGCCCCAATACCCCCGTAGTTAGCAGAAGATGACTGATGCAAGTCATAGAAAGGTGCTTGTAAAATAGCTGCTGGGAAGACGATCAGGTTCTTCTGTGGATTGTAGTAAGCATTGACCATATGAGCAGGCATGCCCCATTCCTTGTAGTCTACAGGCTGGTTCCACTTGCTCCAACTGTGCTTGATTTCCACACGCGCAAAGGCAAGAGCATTATCAAAAAGACTAGCATTTTCATCCACTACCTTGTCCTTGTAGCGTTCTGGCAATTCTTCTGGGTAACCGATGTAAGGCTTGATAACATTGAGTTTGACAATGGCCTTGTCACGAGTTTCAGGAGTCAGCCAGTCATTCTTAGCCAAGCGTTCCTTATAAACATCAATCATAGTCGCTACTTTTTTCTCCACATCTGCTTTAGCTTCTGGAGAGAATTTTTCGTGGGCATACCATAGGCCTAAAGCTTGCTTGAAAGGACCTTGTGCCAGCTGGTAGGCTGCCTTGACCTTGTCTTTGGCTTCTGGAACTCCTGAAAGCGCACGGCTATAGGCACCTGACAAGACACGAATTTCTTCTGTTAAATAGCTGGTTGAGAGATTCACAACACTTAAAATTAAGGTTGCCTTGAGGATAGGCCATGCTTCTTCACTATAGAATTGGTCTGCTGCTTGCCAGAAACGTTCCTCGTCTACGATAACCTTGTCTGGTACTTGTCCAAGAACGACTTGGAAGAAGTCATCCAAAGGTAGGGCAGGCGCAAATTTCTTGAAATCTTCGTAAGCATATGGATGGTAGAGTTTAGCATATTCTGAACTTTCTTCATTAGAAAGCACCACTGCCGCAACTCGGCGGTCTAGTTCTAATCTCTTCTCTAACAAATCTTCAATTTCTTCATCAGAGAAATCATAAGCCTTGAGAAGATTTGCACTGCTTTCTTTCCAAAGAGTCAAGAGCTCTTCGCGTTGAGGATGGTCTTCTGCATAGTAGGTTGTATCTGGCAAGATAGTGCTTGGAGCACTGGCCCATAGAACATTGATTCTGGCATCCATGAAGTCTGGTGATACACCAAAAGGAAGGAAGTTTGGTTTGCCAGCAAGTTCAAACTCTGCTAATTTAGCAGTGAAATCTGCAAAAGTCTCTAATTCTTGGAATTCTTTAAGAAGAGATAAAACAGGTGTGATACCGTCAGCTTCTCTCTTGTCAAAATCACGAACTAGGCGGTGGTATTTGACAAAATTTGCCAAGATAGCATCCTCTGGAACATCTTGACCTGCCAACCACTTATCTGTAGTCGTAAGCATAAGTTCTTCAATTTCCTGATCTAAATCAACAAAACCTCCTGTTTGAGACTTATCTGCTGGGATTTCAGCTGTCTGTTGCCATTCTCCATTGATTGCATCATAAAAATCATCTTGATAACGTGTCATCTTGTTCTCGCTTTCATTTTTTAAGTTATTGCTAGCTTAACAAAAATTGCTTGGGAATGCAATTAAAAATGGACTTTCCTTTTTCATCATTTTCAGTTATTATTTTAAATTTTTCAAAAATTAACTTGACTTAATTTTTTTTTTAAGGTATATTAAGAGTAAGGAGGAATACAAGTTTATGATACGTATCGAAAACCTCAGTGTCTCCTACAAAGAAACGTTGGCACTTAAGGATATTTCACTAGTGCTCCAAGGACCAACAATTACCGGAATCATTGGTCCAAACGGCGCCGGAAAATCAACATTATTAAAAGGTATGCTGGGAATTATCCCACATCAAGGTCAGGCATTTCTCGATGACAAGGAAGTTAAAAAATCCTTACACCGAATTGCCTATGTCGAACAAAAAATCAATATCGACTACAACTTTCCCATCAAGGTCAAGGAATGTGTCTCGCTAGGACTATTTCCTTCTATTCCTCTCTTTCGCAGTTTAAATGCTAAACATTGGAAAAAAGTAGAGGAAGCCCTTGAAATCGTCGGCCTAGCTGACTACGCTGAACGTCAAATCAGTCAACTGTCTGGAGGTCAATTCCAGCGGGTCTTGATTGCCAGATGTTTGGTGCAGGAAGCCGATTATATCCTCTTGGATGAACCCTTTGTTGGGATTGACTCTGTCAGTGAGGAAATCATCATGAATACGCTGAGAGATTTGAAAAAAGCTGGTAAGACGGTTCTCATCGTTCACCACGACCTCAGCAAGGTTTCCCACTACTTCGATCAAGTCTTACTTGTCAATCGAGAAGTGATTGCCTTTGGTCCAACCAAAGAAACCTTTACCGAAGCCAATCTCAAAGAAGCTTACGGTAATCGACTCTTTTTCAATGGAGGTGACCTATGATTGCAGAATTTATCGATGGATTGCAAAAATTCCATTTCCTACAAAATGCCTTGATAACAGCTATTGTCGTCGGGGTCGTAGCTGGAGCTGTGGGATGTTTCATCATTCTACGTGGGATGTCACTCATGGGAGATGCTATTTCACATGCTGTCTTACCAGGTGTAGCCCTCTCCTTCATCTTAGGCGTTGACTTCTTTATCGGAGCCATTGTCTTTGGATTGCTAGCTGCTATCATCATTACCTACATCAAGGGGAACTCGATTATCAAAAGCGATACCGCCATCGGCATTACCTTTTCTTCTTTCTTAGCCCTCGGTATCATCTTGATTAGTGTCGCTAAAAGTTCAACTGACCTTTTCCATATCCTTTTTGGTAATATTCTAGCCGTCCAAGATACGGATATGTTTATCACTATGGGCGTAGGGGCGGTCATTCTCTTGTTAATCTGGATTTTCTTCAAGCAACTCTTGATAACTTCCTTTGATGAACTTCTGGCTAAAGCCATGGGAATGCCTGTCAATTTCTATCACTACCTCCTCATGATACTCCTGACTCTCGTGTCTGTGACAGCCATGCAAAGTGTTGGAACTATCCTGATTGTAGCCATGCTGATTACCCCAGCTGCAACTGCTTATCTGTATGCTAATAGCCTGAAAAGTATGATTTTCCTTTCCTCAACCTTTGGAGCTACAGCTTCAGTTTTGGGACTCTTTATTGGCTATAGTTTAAACTTAGCAGCTGGTTCTAGCATCGTACTTACAGCTGCTAGCTTCTTCTTAATCAGTTTCTTTATCTCTCCTAAACAACGATATTTGAAACTGAAAAATAAACATTTGTTAAAATAAGGGGCAAAACCCCAATAAATTGGAGGATCTAATGAAAAAATTAGGTACATTACTCGTTCTCTTTCTTTCCGTTATTGCTCTTGTAGCATGTGCTAGCGGAAAAAAAGATGCAGCTTCTGGTCAAAAACTAAAAGTTGTTGCTACAAACTCAATCATCGCTGATATTACTAAAAATATTGCTGGTGACAAGATTGATCTTCACAGTATCGTTCCGATTGGACAAGACCCACACGAATACGAACCACTCCCTGAAGATGTTAAGAAAACTTCTGAGGCTGACCTCATTTTCTATAACGGTATCAACCTTGAAACAGGTGGCAATGCTTGGTTTAGCAAATTGGTAGAAAATGCTAAGAAAACTGAAAACAAAGACTACTTTGCAGTCAGCGAAGGCGTTGATGTTATCTACCTTGAAGGAAAAAATGAAAAAGGTAAAGAAGACCCACACGCTTGGCTTAACCTTGAAAATGGAATTATCTTTGCTAAAAATATCGCCAAACAATTGAGCGCTAAAGATCCTAACAACAAGGAATTCTATGAAAAAAATCTCAAAGAATATACTGATAAGTTAGACAAACTTGATAAAGAAAGTAAGGATAAATTTAATAACATCCCTGCTGAAAAGAAACTCATTGTAACCAGCGAAGGAGCATTCAAATACTTCTCTAAAGCCTATGGTGTCCCAAGTGCCTACATCTGGGAAATCAATACTGAAGAAGAAGGAACACCTGAACAAATCAAGACCTTGGTTGAAAAACTTCGCCAAACAAAAGTTCCATCACTCTTTGTAGAATCAAGTGTAGATGACCGTCCAATGAAGACTGTCTCACAAGATACAAATATCCCAATCTACGCACAAATCTTTACTGACTCTATCGCAGAACAAGGTAAAGAAGGCGACAGCTACTACAACATGATGAAATACAACCTTGACAAGATTGCTGAAGGATTGGCAAAATAATCTAGATATTAGTTTATCTATTACTAGGTTCTTGTCTCTCTTTACATTACTTCTAATATTAGCTTTGTTAGTTCTATCTCTAGCTAAAAAAAGCCTTTATAAGAATAAAGATTTCTTAAATCAGTACGAACGAAGTGAGTTTTTACCAGATATTTCTCACTGTAGTGGTATCCTAGATAAGAACTTTGATCTTATCTAGGACGGAATTTTTGAGACCTAAGGCTCAAAAATTAGGGATGAAATTCCGAAGGAAGTTGCTCCCGTCCGCACTACCTTCGAGAAATATCAAATAGATAAAAAATCTGAAAAACGTCATTCTCACATGAGCTGGCGTTTTTTCTATGCAAACATTTCCGGTCAAATCATTGGAAAATTCCGACTGTTTCAGCTAAAATGGAAGAAAAAAGATTGGAGTATCTTATGGTAACTTTTCTCGGAAATCCTGTGAGCTTTACAGGTAAACAACTACAAGTCGGCGACAAGGCACTTGATTTTTCACTCACTACAACAGACCTTTCTAAAAAATCTCTGGCTGATTTTGATGGTAAGAAAAAAGTCTTGAGTGTCGTGCCTTCTATCGATACAGGTATCTGCTCAACTCAAACGCGTCGCTTTAATGAAGAACTGGCTGGACTGGACAACACGGTCGTCTTGACTGTTTCTATGGACCTACCATTTGCCCAAAAACGTTGGTGTGGTGCTGAAGGTATTGAAAATGCCATCATGCTCTCAGACTATTTCGACCATTCCTTTGGACGTGATTATGCTCTCTTAATCAATGAGTGGCACCTATTGGCACGCGCAGTCTTTATCCTCGACACTGACAATACGATTCGCTACGTTGAATACGTGGATAATATCAACTCTGAACCAAACTTCGAAGCCGCAATTGCAGCTGCTAAAGCCCTATAGAAAAAATCCTCTGTCACAAAGAGTTACCTACTCTTTG encodes the following:
- a CDS encoding metal ABC transporter ATP-binding protein, whose product is MIRIENLSVSYKETLALKDISLVLQGPTITGIIGPNGAGKSTLLKGMLGIIPHQGQAFLDDKEVKKSLHRIAYVEQKINIDYNFPIKVKECVSLGLFPSIPLFRSLNAKHWKKVEEALEIVGLADYAERQISQLSGGQFQRVLIARCLVQEADYILLDEPFVGIDSVSEEIIMNTLRDLKKAGKTVLIVHHDLSKVSHYFDQVLLVNREVIAFGPTKETFTEANLKEAYGNRLFFNGGDL
- the psaA gene encoding metal ABC transporter substrate-binding lipoprotein/adhesin PsaA, with amino-acid sequence MKKLGTLLVLFLSVIALVACASGKKDAASGQKLKVVATNSIIADITKNIAGDKIDLHSIVPIGQDPHEYEPLPEDVKKTSEADLIFYNGINLETGGNAWFSKLVENAKKTENKDYFAVSEGVDVIYLEGKNEKGKEDPHAWLNLENGIIFAKNIAKQLSAKDPNNKEFYEKNLKEYTDKLDKLDKESKDKFNNIPAEKKLIVTSEGAFKYFSKAYGVPSAYIWEINTEEEGTPEQIKTLVEKLRQTKVPSLFVESSVDDRPMKTVSQDTNIPIYAQIFTDSIAEQGKEGDSYYNMMKYNLDKIAEGLAK
- a CDS encoding metal ABC transporter permease produces the protein MIAEFIDGLQKFHFLQNALITAIVVGVVAGAVGCFIILRGMSLMGDAISHAVLPGVALSFILGVDFFIGAIVFGLLAAIIITYIKGNSIIKSDTAIGITFSSFLALGIILISVAKSSTDLFHILFGNILAVQDTDMFITMGVGAVILLLIWIFFKQLLITSFDELLAKAMGMPVNFYHYLLMILLTLVSVTAMQSVGTILIVAMLITPAATAYLYANSLKSMIFLSSTFGATASVLGLFIGYSLNLAAGSSIVLTAASFFLISFFISPKQRYLKLKNKHLLK
- the tpx gene encoding thiol peroxidase; translated protein: MVTFLGNPVSFTGKQLQVGDKALDFSLTTTDLSKKSLADFDGKKKVLSVVPSIDTGICSTQTRRFNEELAGLDNTVVLTVSMDLPFAQKRWCGAEGIENAIMLSDYFDHSFGRDYALLINEWHLLARAVFILDTDNTIRYVEYVDNINSEPNFEAAIAAAKAL
- the pepO gene encoding endopeptidase PepO, whose amino-acid sequence is MTRYQDDFYDAINGEWQQTAEIPADKSQTGGFVDLDQEIEELMLTTTDKWLAGQDVPEDAILANFVKYHRLVRDFDKREADGITPVLSLLKEFQELETFADFTAKLAEFELAGKPNFLPFGVSPDFMDARINVLWASAPSTILPDTTYYAEDHPQREELLTLWKESSANLLKAYDFSDEEIEDLLEKRLELDRRVAAVVLSNEESSEYAKLYHPYAYEDFKKFAPALPLDDFFQVVLGQVPDKVIVDEERFWQAADQFYSEEAWPILKATLILSVVNLSTSYLTEEIRVLSGAYSRALSGVPEAKDKVKAAYQLAQGPFKQALGLWYAHEKFSPEAKADVEKKVATMIDVYKERLAKNDWLTPETRDKAIVKLNVIKPYIGYPEELPERYKDKVVDENASLFDNALAFARVEIKHSWSKWNQPVDYKEWGMPAHMVNAYYNPQKNLIVFPAAILQAPFYDLHQSSSANYGGIGAVIAHEISHAFDTNGASFDENGSLKDWWTESDYAAFKEKTQKVIDQFDGQDSYGATINGKLTVSENVADLGGIAAALEAAKREPDFSAEEFFYNFGRIWRMKGRPEFMKLLASVDVHAPAKLRVNVQVPNFDDFFTTYDVKEGDGMWRSPEDRVIIW
- a CDS encoding MBL fold metallo-hydrolase, with protein sequence MKIHKTVNPVAYENTYYLEGEKHLIVVDPGSDWDAIRQTIENINKPICAILLTHAHYDHIMSLDLVRETFGNPPVYIAESEASWLYTPIDNLSGLPRHDDMTDVIAEPAEHTFVFHKEYQLEEFRFTVLPTPGHSIGGVSIVFPGAHLVLTGDALFRETIGRTDLPTGSTEQLLHSIQTQLFTLPNYDVYPGHGPATTIAHEKTFNPFF